Proteins encoded within one genomic window of Halodesulfurarchaeum formicicum:
- a CDS encoding archaea-specific SMC-related protein, translated as MGNSSRGSIQIEIENLGGINSLTTAIPPGINILSGKNATNRTSFLRSVAAALGADQSAGTLKTDSTEGYVSLSFDGESVSRNYERTNGSVIRTGDPLTDKSELVDNYVSLFSTNPARTAIRSGGTGLRDILMSGVDTAEIKSEIQSLKQRRTSLQSQLDEIERAQAQLPAKESRQQSLESELHEIEQTIEEVEQNIEEYKATADEIDAAEEVLDALEDRREDLRRVENRIEATEQNLSQLKQERQSIEADLEEITVSDKRRSELQTKREALDSEISELQSTVTDLSDIISHNRSVLEDDEVVHSFETDETVVSQIDPSGSTVECWTCGSEVERSTIESRMETLEDIRKQTHQQLQKRRQELESVTSELSSIKENERERYQLEDELRDTNSAIDAETESLADLNARAENLREEVEDLQEQVANTEELRESELPDAYQRLNQLQHERGQKEAQLEQVEETIEDLEATIADKDDVERQLRQVKKDLDETRGQIKQIEQNLVDQFNGQMEDLIDILGYENISRVWLERIVENGPEAAEFAIHVVREAEDGSVYEDSLSTLSESEREIIGIMISVSGYFVHGLDKEIPLMLFDSVEVIDATRLEALLEYISEYAPYLIVALLPEEAAAIEKRTITAPSFEVQS; from the coding sequence ATGGGTAATTCAAGTCGTGGCTCTATCCAGATCGAAATAGAAAATCTCGGTGGGATAAATTCACTAACCACCGCAATTCCTCCCGGAATCAATATTTTGTCGGGGAAAAACGCAACAAATCGGACGTCGTTTCTTCGGTCGGTAGCTGCCGCATTGGGAGCTGATCAATCAGCAGGCACTCTCAAAACGGATTCTACTGAAGGATATGTATCGCTGTCGTTTGATGGTGAATCTGTGAGCCGTAACTATGAACGAACCAATGGGTCAGTGATTCGAACGGGTGATCCGCTTACTGACAAATCAGAGTTGGTCGATAATTACGTGTCGCTGTTCTCGACAAACCCTGCTCGGACTGCTATTCGAAGCGGGGGCACCGGCTTGAGAGATATTCTGATGAGCGGGGTGGATACTGCTGAAATCAAATCGGAAATACAGTCCCTCAAACAGCGTCGAACTTCACTCCAATCGCAACTTGATGAGATTGAACGTGCACAGGCCCAATTGCCCGCGAAAGAAAGCCGTCAACAAAGCCTCGAGTCTGAGTTACATGAAATAGAGCAAACAATCGAGGAGGTTGAACAAAATATCGAGGAGTACAAAGCGACAGCCGATGAGATTGATGCGGCTGAAGAAGTCCTCGACGCGCTTGAAGATCGTCGTGAAGATTTGCGGCGTGTTGAAAATAGAATCGAGGCCACGGAACAAAATCTATCGCAACTAAAACAAGAGCGGCAATCGATCGAGGCAGACCTTGAGGAAATTACAGTTTCCGACAAACGGCGTTCCGAATTACAAACCAAGCGGGAAGCCTTGGATTCTGAAATCAGCGAATTGCAGAGCACGGTAACTGATCTGAGCGACATTATATCGCACAATCGATCAGTTCTCGAGGATGATGAAGTGGTTCATTCGTTTGAAACGGACGAGACGGTGGTAAGCCAGATCGATCCAAGCGGGTCGACGGTGGAGTGTTGGACATGTGGGAGTGAAGTTGAACGCTCGACGATCGAATCTCGAATGGAAACGCTGGAAGACATACGAAAACAAACACATCAGCAATTACAGAAGCGCCGGCAGGAGCTCGAGTCGGTTACGTCGGAGCTATCTTCAATTAAAGAAAATGAAAGGGAACGCTATCAGCTTGAAGACGAACTCCGGGACACCAACTCCGCTATTGACGCCGAAACGGAATCACTCGCCGACCTAAATGCCCGTGCTGAAAACCTCCGAGAGGAGGTTGAGGACCTGCAGGAGCAAGTGGCAAACACGGAAGAACTTCGGGAAAGTGAGCTTCCTGATGCGTACCAGCGCCTGAACCAATTACAACACGAGAGGGGACAGAAAGAGGCACAGCTAGAGCAAGTCGAAGAAACAATCGAGGATCTCGAGGCGACGATTGCGGACAAGGATGACGTAGAAAGGCAATTGCGCCAGGTAAAAAAGGATCTAGACGAGACACGAGGTCAGATCAAACAAATCGAACAGAACCTTGTCGATCAGTTCAATGGGCAAATGGAAGATCTGATTGACATTTTAGGATATGAAAATATATCACGTGTCTGGCTGGAGCGTATCGTGGAGAACGGGCCAGAAGCGGCTGAATTCGCGATTCACGTGGTCCGTGAAGCTGAAGATGGCTCCGTATATGAAGACTCACTTTCGACACTATCTGAGTCTGAACGGGAAATCATCGGAATCATGATCTCGGTCTCTGGATATTTTGTTCATGGGCTCGATAAGGAGATCCCGCTGATGTTATTTGACTCTGTAGAGGTGATTGACGCAACTCGATTAGAAGCCTTGCTGGAGTACATCAGTGAGTATGCCCCATACCTTATTGTGGCTCTCCTTCCAGAAGAGGCAGCTGCGATCGAGAAACGAACGATCACCGCCCCTTCCTTTGAAGTTCAGTCATGA
- a CDS encoding DUF1059 domain-containing protein: MSLIVSLAMSQQVECIVDGCHGVCEGETEEEVLSEVEAHVQEAHPDLTLDEETVGAVKAEIETV; the protein is encoded by the coding sequence ATGTCCCTCATTGTCTCGCTTGCAATGTCACAACAGGTCGAGTGCATCGTCGACGGCTGTCACGGTGTCTGTGAAGGCGAAACGGAAGAGGAAGTACTGAGCGAGGTCGAAGCCCACGTACAGGAGGCCCATCCCGACCTCACACTCGACGAGGAGACAGTCGGCGCTGTCAAAGCCGAGATCGAGACGGTCTAG
- a CDS encoding alpha/beta hydrolase has translation MRRDRVDWERLGVWVIGLVVVAAALLVGFAGTPYTAPPGAIEATAANPAIDVTSFHGGYAITPVDTAPDAALVFYPGARVDPSAYVPVMGPVVAESDVAVLVPRPRLNLAVLEPNMAESVRAATPQIEQWYVGGHSLGGAMACRVAASNPEWVEGVVLFGSYCDRSIADTDLSVLSVGGTRDTVLGTDRSALRPERLPENATIYRIEGLNHTQFGSYAGQPGDSPATISRETAHERLQSALVEFFVARG, from the coding sequence ATGCGCCGCGACCGCGTGGACTGGGAACGACTCGGCGTCTGGGTGATCGGCCTGGTCGTCGTTGCCGCTGCGCTCCTGGTTGGCTTCGCCGGAACGCCGTACACGGCCCCGCCGGGAGCCATCGAGGCAACAGCAGCCAACCCCGCGATCGACGTGACTTCGTTCCATGGTGGCTACGCTATCACCCCCGTCGACACTGCACCCGATGCTGCGCTGGTCTTCTACCCCGGTGCCCGCGTGGATCCGAGTGCCTACGTGCCTGTCATGGGCCCGGTCGTGGCCGAAAGTGATGTCGCCGTGCTCGTTCCCCGGCCGCGATTGAACCTGGCGGTCCTCGAACCGAATATGGCAGAGTCGGTCCGGGCGGCCACCCCCCAGATCGAGCAGTGGTACGTCGGCGGCCACTCGTTGGGCGGTGCGATGGCCTGTCGTGTCGCTGCGTCGAACCCCGAGTGGGTCGAGGGTGTGGTCCTCTTCGGTTCGTACTGTGACCGCTCGATAGCGGACACGGATCTCTCCGTGCTCTCGGTTGGCGGGACTCGGGATACCGTACTTGGGACTGATCGGTCGGCGCTTCGCCCGGAGCGACTTCCGGAAAACGCCACGATCTATCGGATCGAGGGGCTCAATCACACGCAGTTCGGGAGCTACGCGGGCCAGCCGGGAGACAGTCCGGCGACGATTTCACGGGAAACTGCACACGAGCGTCTGCAGTCGGCCCTCGTCGAATTCTTCGTGGCGAGGGGCTAG
- a CDS encoding IclR family transcriptional regulator, giving the protein MTDGSEYNRVKTTQLSIRILETIKELDGARLSEIVSSLDIAKSTAHKHLHTMEEAGYLIKEGGTYQIGLKFLNLGEYARERWPGFEHIKNAVGELTERTDEECDFVVEDHGRVTTIEESYHKWVKYEEPSDGPPSKEYRARIGSYYYIHATASGLAILAEYPTERVNEIINKWGLPAKTEYTITSQSALFEELEQVAKRGYSVDDQGYAEGMRSIGKAVHGPDGRVLGALSVSGPAYRVDGVVLQEKIPNELIAVVDSLEQTLAEEAPL; this is encoded by the coding sequence ATGACCGATGGTTCAGAGTATAACCGGGTCAAGACGACTCAATTATCTATTCGGATTCTCGAGACGATCAAGGAGTTAGATGGGGCACGGCTTTCCGAGATTGTTTCGTCCTTAGATATTGCAAAGAGCACCGCTCACAAGCATCTTCATACCATGGAGGAAGCCGGCTATCTGATCAAAGAGGGCGGAACATACCAGATCGGTCTGAAATTCTTAAATCTCGGCGAGTACGCTAGGGAGCGGTGGCCTGGGTTCGAGCATATCAAAAACGCAGTTGGGGAACTCACTGAACGGACGGATGAGGAATGTGATTTTGTCGTCGAGGACCACGGGCGTGTGACGACAATCGAGGAGTCCTACCACAAATGGGTGAAATACGAGGAGCCATCGGACGGGCCCCCGTCGAAAGAGTATCGTGCGAGGATCGGCTCGTACTATTATATTCACGCTACAGCGTCTGGTTTGGCTATCTTGGCCGAATATCCAACTGAACGCGTCAATGAGATCATCAATAAATGGGGCCTTCCAGCAAAGACAGAGTACACGATCACTTCCCAATCTGCCCTGTTTGAGGAATTAGAGCAGGTAGCAAAGCGAGGGTATTCTGTGGACGACCAGGGGTATGCAGAGGGCATGCGCAGTATCGGTAAAGCAGTTCACGGTCCCGATGGGCGAGTGTTGGGGGCGCTCAGTGTCTCCGGCCCCGCTTACCGAGTTGATGGGGTGGTTCTGCAGGAAAAGATACCGAACGAACTGATCGCTGTGGTGGATTCCTTGGAGCAGACATTGGCGGAGGAAGCACCACTCTAG
- the rdfA gene encoding rod-determining factor RdfA, whose product MSKLKIQRLKEEYDLEGLDDELKHQYVTENKALRDLAAYVNIEIARQFFQDKPFSPDHVYRVFNEPDEFSKRTETELRKRLSEEGIDIEELRKDWVEHMTVRSYLNRVLNIDTSRQRQSRTHDEVLTDIRGVLNREESIIAEILETVDDFDGEKWDIHTDLRLINDETGESIRIEEYFRELDAS is encoded by the coding sequence ATGAGCAAACTCAAGATCCAGCGACTGAAAGAGGAATACGATCTTGAGGGGCTTGATGACGAGCTAAAACACCAATATGTAACCGAAAACAAGGCGCTTCGGGATCTAGCGGCGTACGTGAATATAGAGATCGCCCGCCAATTCTTTCAGGACAAACCATTTTCACCCGACCACGTTTATCGGGTATTTAACGAGCCCGATGAATTTTCCAAACGAACCGAGACTGAACTCCGGAAACGATTAAGCGAGGAAGGCATCGACATTGAGGAATTACGGAAAGACTGGGTCGAACATATGACTGTTCGATCGTATTTGAATCGAGTCCTCAATATAGACACCTCCCGACAGCGGCAATCACGGACCCATGACGAAGTGCTCACTGACATCCGCGGAGTTCTAAACCGGGAAGAATCGATAATTGCTGAGATCCTCGAGACCGTTGATGATTTTGATGGCGAAAAATGGGATATCCATACGGATCTTCGTCTGATAAACGACGAAACGGGGGAATCCATACGGATTGAGGAGTACTTTCGCGAATTGGACGCGTCTTGA